The following are from one region of the Synechococcus sp. CBW1108 genome:
- a CDS encoding oxidoreductase, translated as MTLATPPKLRFATVWLAGCSGCHMSFLDLDEWLFELAERVEIVYSPVASDIKVFPEGVDLCLVEGAVANADNLELALQLRARSKVVVSFGDCAVSANVPGMRNLWAGVEGGSRQSVLKRGYVELADTGAQHPHAPGIVPELLERVLPLHELIPVDHFLPGCPPSAERIRTFLEALLRGEAPPMEGPAMLGFG; from the coding sequence ATGACCCTTGCCACACCCCCAAAGCTGCGATTCGCCACGGTGTGGCTGGCGGGCTGCAGCGGCTGCCACATGTCGTTCCTCGATCTGGACGAATGGCTCTTTGAGCTCGCCGAGCGGGTGGAGATCGTCTACTCGCCGGTGGCCAGTGACATCAAGGTGTTTCCCGAGGGTGTGGATCTGTGTCTGGTGGAGGGGGCGGTGGCCAACGCCGACAACCTTGAACTCGCCCTGCAGCTGCGGGCCCGCAGCAAGGTGGTGGTCTCCTTCGGCGACTGCGCCGTCAGTGCCAACGTGCCGGGCATGCGCAACCTCTGGGCCGGCGTCGAGGGCGGCAGCCGCCAGAGCGTGCTGAAGCGCGGCTATGTGGAGCTGGCCGACACCGGCGCCCAGCATCCCCATGCTCCGGGCATCGTGCCTGAGTTGCTGGAGCGGGTGCTGCCCCTGCATGAGTTGATCCCGGTGGATCATTTCCTGCCGGGCTGCCCGCCTTCGGCTGAGCGGATCCGGACCTTTCTCGAGGCCCTGCTGCGTG
- the hoxU gene encoding bidirectional hydrogenase complex protein HoxU, with protein sequence MTTLQLQINGRAVSAAGDATVLEAIRSAGLQVPTLCHLDGLTPVGACRLCLVVIEGHPKLEPACVTAVADGMVVHTHTPELDTYRRMAVELFFAEGNHVCAVCVANGACELQAVAVEVGMDHSRFPYQYPRRQVDASHPLFSLDHHRCILCTRCVRVCDEIEAVHVWDVGYRGSSCSIIAGLDQPWGEVAACTNCGKCVDVCPTGALFRKEDGSGEKQPHPERAHQLVEARTEHHWHNQ encoded by the coding sequence ATGACAACACTGCAGCTCCAGATCAATGGACGCGCCGTGAGCGCCGCCGGGGACGCCACTGTGTTGGAGGCGATCCGCTCGGCGGGCCTGCAGGTGCCCACCCTCTGCCACCTCGATGGCCTCACGCCGGTGGGGGCTTGCCGCCTCTGCTTGGTGGTGATCGAGGGCCATCCCAAGTTGGAGCCCGCCTGCGTCACCGCCGTGGCCGATGGGATGGTGGTCCACACCCATACCCCCGAGCTGGACACCTACCGGCGCATGGCGGTGGAGCTGTTCTTCGCCGAAGGCAACCATGTGTGCGCCGTCTGCGTCGCCAACGGCGCCTGCGAGCTCCAGGCCGTGGCGGTGGAGGTGGGCATGGACCACTCCCGTTTCCCCTACCAGTACCCCCGGCGCCAGGTGGACGCTTCCCACCCCCTGTTCAGCCTGGATCACCATCGCTGCATCCTCTGCACCCGCTGCGTGCGGGTCTGCGATGAGATCGAGGCAGTCCACGTGTGGGATGTGGGCTATCGGGGCAGCTCCTGCTCGATCATCGCCGGCCTCGATCAGCCCTGGGGGGAGGTGGCGGCCTGCACCAACTGCGGCAAGTGCGTCGATGTGTGCCCCACCGGCGCCCTGTTTCGCAAGGAGGATGGCAGCGGCGAGAAGCAGCCCCACCCCGAGCGGGCCCACCAGCTGGTCGAGGCGCGCACCGAGCACCACTGGCACAACCAATGA